In Equus quagga isolate Etosha38 unplaced genomic scaffold, UCLA_HA_Equagga_1.0 73442_RagTag, whole genome shotgun sequence, the following proteins share a genomic window:
- the PDE9A gene encoding high affinity cGMP-specific 3',5'-cyclic phosphodiesterase 9A isoform X3 encodes MKEKEELIQSVLTQVAEQFSRAFKINELKAEVANHLAVLEKRVELEGLKVVEIEKCKSDIKKMREELAARSNRTSCPCKYSFLDNSKKLTPRRDVPTYPKYLLSPETVEALRKPTFDVWLWEPNEMLSCLEHMYHDLGLVRDFSINPVTLRRWLLCVHDNYRNNPFHNFRHCFCVAQMMYSMIWLCSLQEKFSQMDILILMTAAICHDLDHPGYNNTYQINARTELAVRYNDISPLENHHCAVAFQILAQPACNIFSNVQPDGFKQIRQGMITLILATDMARHAEIMDSFKEKMENFDYSNEEHMTLLKMVLIKCCDISNEVRPMEVAEPWAECLLEEYFMQSDREKSEGLPVAPFMDRDKVTKATAQIGFIKFVLIPMFETVTKLFPVVEELMLQPLWESRDRYEELKQIDDAMEEKKTGSLTSGGTEKSREKSRDATKSEADRA; translated from the exons TGGAAGGACTAAAAGTGGTGGAGATCGAGAAATGCAAGAGTGACATTAAAAAGATGAGGGAGGAGCTGGCAGCCAGAAGCAACAG GACCAGCTGTCCCTGTAAGTATAGCTTTTTGGACAACAGCAAGAAGTTGACACCTCGACGCGATGTCCCCACTTATCCCAAG TACCTGCTCTCTCCAGAGACGGTAGAAGCGCTCCGGAAGCCCACCTTTGACGTCTGGCTTTGGGAGCCCAATGAG ATGCTGAGCTGCTTGGAGCACATGTACCATGACCTCGGCCTAGTCAGAGATTTCAGCATCAACCCCGTCACGCTCAGGAGGTGGCTG CTCTGCGTGCACGACAACTACAGGAACAACCCCTTCCACAACTTCCGGCATTGCTTCTGCGTGGCCCAGATGATGTACAGCATGATCTGGCTCTGCAGTCTCCAG GAGAAGTTTTCCCAAATGGATATCTTGATCCTAATGACAGCAGCCATCTGCCACGACTTGGACCATCCGGGGTACAACAACAC CTACCAGATCAACGCCCGCACAGAGTTGGCCGTGCGCTACAATGACATCTCGCCCCTGGAGAACCACCACTGTGCCGTGGCCTTCCAGATCCTGGCCCAGCCCGCGTGCAACATCTTCTCCAACGTGCAGCCGGACGGGTTCAAGCAGATCAGACAG GGGATGATCACATTGATCTTGGCCACCGACATGGCAAGGCACGCAGAAATCATggattctttcaaagaaaaaatggagaattttgaCTACAGCAACGAGGAACACATGACTCTT CTGAAGATGGTTTTGATCAAATGCTGTGACATCTCTAACGAGGTGCGTCCGATGGAAGTCGCGGAACCCTGGGCGGAATGCTTGCTGGAGGAATATTTTATGCAG AGTGACCGCGAGAAGTCGGAAGGCCTCCCCGTGGCCCCTTTCATGGACCGGGACAAAGTGACCAAGGCCACCGCCCAAATTGGGTTCATCAAGTTTGTCCTGATCCCGATGTTTGAAACGGTGACCAAG CTCTTCCCCGTGGTCGAGGAACTCATGCTGCAGCCCCTTTGGGAATCCAGGGATCGCTACGAGGAGCTGAAGCAAATAGACGACGCCATGGAAGAG AAGAAGACGGGGAGCCTGACATCTGGGGGCACCGAGAAGtcaagagagaaaagcagagatgcGACAAAGAGTGAAG CAGACCGTGCCTGA